From Daphnia pulicaria isolate SC F1-1A chromosome 4, SC_F0-13Bv2, whole genome shotgun sequence, one genomic window encodes:
- the LOC124336129 gene encoding DNA ligase 1-like isoform X2: MPTSTASLSLSRPGSSRNTGSGVGQPQQPASTEPVVPPWRRVSRQENNAMDSTRLRLIIPPPPPPPSAMAPPPPPPPPPPPAPAVQKREVPEHVAVKLEKYKKTPRKRPDWASMMKEIEVGKQLKRVQTNDRSRPILPQAKAKGKFVYESEKPASDNVANQILLEIQKGVRLKKTKCNDRSRPILNGLGVFRRQVSTVEVDPAEPTTPLIEPEADYDDIDKVRDDLQSTKQLLEIELVNRRKIDEENANLQKEIRRLKEELSSGGGGKKSSPSVAPSYGSTRRSSSTNHFAPETSSILKKSTSKMMMNKNNKSAKKDSSDEDEDSDEDFGDLDAVEEEMNALRGQAELARKTAEEFENRYKETANQLVTTQAEMEDLEMKVAVLKKKLRKAQEMNGGGEPEEAELRDFGTQTDPIEPPPPVVESRPSRSHSKRDLRKQMSRQDSRGSNVSSANNNPVDSEEEEEEEEEEDEAAAYLKAQKRELALLASRLRSTKDKEKNVRNERIALHLQLKKFRIDLKDEKKKYVGLKKEVDGMAVMMNEVGEDEKVEFVVEEVEVTDSEEEEEEDEDDEEEEEDDDDDIEDVEEEESDEDTESDEMETRMDKYNDRLRHHDNTLNTLKKGNYLLKSKVDMAQEELRKERSRYSALEIELNNCLAELG, from the exons ATGCCGACATCCACTGCGAGCTTATCGCTGTCTCGGCCCGGCAGTAGCCGAAACACAGGCAGCGGCGTTGGTCAACCGCAGCAGCCGGCCAGTACTGAGCCCGTCGTTCCGCCTTGGCGTAGAGTGTCTCGACAGGAAAATAACGCAATGGATTCCACAAGACTTCGTCTTATAATTCCACCTCCGCCTCCTCCGCCATCAGCCATGGCTccgccaccacctcctccaccgccaccaccaccagctccAGCAGTTCAGA agCGGGAAGTACCCGAACATGTCGCAGTCAAACTGGAAAAGTACAAGAAGACGCCTCGGAAACGGCCCGATTGGGCGTCGATGATGAAAGAGATTGAAGTAGGTAAACAACTGAAACGGGTGCAGACCAACGACCGGAGCCGGCCCATCTTGCCCCAAGCCAAAGCCAAAGGAAAG TTCGTCTACGAATCAGAAAAGCCAGCCAGCGATAATGTAGCCAACCAGATCCTGTTGGAAATCCAGAAAGGTGTTCGACTGAAGAAGACAAAATGCAACGACCGATCGAGACCCATTTTAAACG GTCTGGGAGTGTTCCGGAGACAAGTGAGCACTGTGGAAGTGGATCCAGCCGAGCCGACAACTCCTTTGATTGAACCAGAGGCCGATTACGACGATATCGACAAAGTCCGGGACGATTTGCAATCCACCAAGCAGCTACTTGAAATTGAGTTGGTTAATCGTCGTAAAATCGACGAAGAAAATGCCAACCTACAGAAAGAGATCCGCCGATTGAAGGAAGAACTTTCCAGTGGCGGTGGTGGTAAAAAATCTTCACCCTCTGTGGCTCCCTCTTACGGCTCGACTAGAAGATCTTCCTCGACCAACCACTTCGCACCGGAAACTTCTTCGATATTGAAGAAATCCACTtcaaaaatgatgatgaacaaGAATAACAAATCAGCCAAAAAGGATTCGAGCGATGAAGACGAAGATTCAGACGAGGATTTCGGCGATCTGGACGcggtagaagaagaaatgaacgcCCTGAGAGGACAGGCCGAATTGGCTCGCAAGACTGCCGAAGAATTCGAAAACCGTTACAAGGAAACGGCCAATCAATTGGTGACGACTCAGGCCGAGATGGAAGATTTGGAAATGAAAGTGGCcgttttaaagaagaaactcCGCAAAGCCCAGGAAATGAACGGCGGCGGAGAGCCGGAAGAGGCGGAATTACGCGATTTCGGTACCCAAACGGACCCGATAGAACCACCGCCTCCAGTTGTCGAGAGCCGGCCATCTCGATCGCATAGTAAGCGTGACCTGCGCAAGCAAATGTCTCGGCAGGACTCGCGCGGAAGCAACGTCAGTTCGGCCAACAACAATCCAGTGGATagtgaagaagaggaagaggaagaagaagaagaggacgaaGCGGCCGCCTATCTCAAGGCCCAAAAACGAGAACTGGCCTTGTTGGCATCTCGATTGCGTTCAACCAAGGACAAGGAGAAGAATGTGCGGAATGAGCGAATCGCCCTTCATCTCCAGTTGAAGAAATTCCGCATCGACTTGAAGgacgagaaaaagaa GTACGTCGGGTTGAAGAAGGAGGTCGACGGCATGGCCGTTATGATGAACGAAGTCGGCGAAGATGAAAAAGTAGAATTTGTCGTCGAAGAAGTCGAAGTGACGGacagcgaagaagaagaggaagaagatgaagatgatgaagaagaagaggaggacgacgacgacgatatcGAAGAT gtggaagaagaagaaagtgatgAAGATACGGAGAGCGACGAAATGGAGACGAGGATGGACAAGTATAACGACCGATTACGTCACCATGACAACACGCTCAATACACTGAAAAAGGGCAACTATTTGCTCAAATCCAAAGTGGACATGGCTCAGGAGGAGTTGCGCAAAGAGCGCAGCCGGTACTCGGCCCTGGAAATCGAACTCAACAACTGTCTGGCAGAGCTCGGTTga
- the LOC124336129 gene encoding DNA ligase 1-like isoform X1 gives MPTSTASLSLSRPGSSRNTGSGVGQPQQPASTEPVVPPWRRVSRQENNAMDSTRLRLIIPPPPPPPSAMAPPPPPPPPPPPAPAVQKREVPEHVAVKLEKYKKTPRKRPDWASMMKEIEVGKQLKRVQTNDRSRPILPQAKAKGKVLPGQTFTPITCPDDEANTKEVFVYESEKPASDNVANQILLEIQKGVRLKKTKCNDRSRPILNGLGVFRRQVSTVEVDPAEPTTPLIEPEADYDDIDKVRDDLQSTKQLLEIELVNRRKIDEENANLQKEIRRLKEELSSGGGGKKSSPSVAPSYGSTRRSSSTNHFAPETSSILKKSTSKMMMNKNNKSAKKDSSDEDEDSDEDFGDLDAVEEEMNALRGQAELARKTAEEFENRYKETANQLVTTQAEMEDLEMKVAVLKKKLRKAQEMNGGGEPEEAELRDFGTQTDPIEPPPPVVESRPSRSHSKRDLRKQMSRQDSRGSNVSSANNNPVDSEEEEEEEEEEDEAAAYLKAQKRELALLASRLRSTKDKEKNVRNERIALHLQLKKFRIDLKDEKKKYVGLKKEVDGMAVMMNEVGEDEKVEFVVEEVEVTDSEEEEEEDEDDEEEEEDDDDDIEDVEEEESDEDTESDEMETRMDKYNDRLRHHDNTLNTLKKGNYLLKSKVDMAQEELRKERSRYSALEIELNNCLAELG, from the exons ATGCCGACATCCACTGCGAGCTTATCGCTGTCTCGGCCCGGCAGTAGCCGAAACACAGGCAGCGGCGTTGGTCAACCGCAGCAGCCGGCCAGTACTGAGCCCGTCGTTCCGCCTTGGCGTAGAGTGTCTCGACAGGAAAATAACGCAATGGATTCCACAAGACTTCGTCTTATAATTCCACCTCCGCCTCCTCCGCCATCAGCCATGGCTccgccaccacctcctccaccgccaccaccaccagctccAGCAGTTCAGA agCGGGAAGTACCCGAACATGTCGCAGTCAAACTGGAAAAGTACAAGAAGACGCCTCGGAAACGGCCCGATTGGGCGTCGATGATGAAAGAGATTGAAGTAGGTAAACAACTGAAACGGGTGCAGACCAACGACCGGAGCCGGCCCATCTTGCCCCAAGCCAAAGCCAAAGGAAAGGTACTTCCCGGTCAAACGTTTACGCCCATCACCTGCCCAGACGACGAAGCAAACACGAAAGAAGTG TTCGTCTACGAATCAGAAAAGCCAGCCAGCGATAATGTAGCCAACCAGATCCTGTTGGAAATCCAGAAAGGTGTTCGACTGAAGAAGACAAAATGCAACGACCGATCGAGACCCATTTTAAACG GTCTGGGAGTGTTCCGGAGACAAGTGAGCACTGTGGAAGTGGATCCAGCCGAGCCGACAACTCCTTTGATTGAACCAGAGGCCGATTACGACGATATCGACAAAGTCCGGGACGATTTGCAATCCACCAAGCAGCTACTTGAAATTGAGTTGGTTAATCGTCGTAAAATCGACGAAGAAAATGCCAACCTACAGAAAGAGATCCGCCGATTGAAGGAAGAACTTTCCAGTGGCGGTGGTGGTAAAAAATCTTCACCCTCTGTGGCTCCCTCTTACGGCTCGACTAGAAGATCTTCCTCGACCAACCACTTCGCACCGGAAACTTCTTCGATATTGAAGAAATCCACTtcaaaaatgatgatgaacaaGAATAACAAATCAGCCAAAAAGGATTCGAGCGATGAAGACGAAGATTCAGACGAGGATTTCGGCGATCTGGACGcggtagaagaagaaatgaacgcCCTGAGAGGACAGGCCGAATTGGCTCGCAAGACTGCCGAAGAATTCGAAAACCGTTACAAGGAAACGGCCAATCAATTGGTGACGACTCAGGCCGAGATGGAAGATTTGGAAATGAAAGTGGCcgttttaaagaagaaactcCGCAAAGCCCAGGAAATGAACGGCGGCGGAGAGCCGGAAGAGGCGGAATTACGCGATTTCGGTACCCAAACGGACCCGATAGAACCACCGCCTCCAGTTGTCGAGAGCCGGCCATCTCGATCGCATAGTAAGCGTGACCTGCGCAAGCAAATGTCTCGGCAGGACTCGCGCGGAAGCAACGTCAGTTCGGCCAACAACAATCCAGTGGATagtgaagaagaggaagaggaagaagaagaagaggacgaaGCGGCCGCCTATCTCAAGGCCCAAAAACGAGAACTGGCCTTGTTGGCATCTCGATTGCGTTCAACCAAGGACAAGGAGAAGAATGTGCGGAATGAGCGAATCGCCCTTCATCTCCAGTTGAAGAAATTCCGCATCGACTTGAAGgacgagaaaaagaa GTACGTCGGGTTGAAGAAGGAGGTCGACGGCATGGCCGTTATGATGAACGAAGTCGGCGAAGATGAAAAAGTAGAATTTGTCGTCGAAGAAGTCGAAGTGACGGacagcgaagaagaagaggaagaagatgaagatgatgaagaagaagaggaggacgacgacgacgatatcGAAGAT gtggaagaagaagaaagtgatgAAGATACGGAGAGCGACGAAATGGAGACGAGGATGGACAAGTATAACGACCGATTACGTCACCATGACAACACGCTCAATACACTGAAAAAGGGCAACTATTTGCTCAAATCCAAAGTGGACATGGCTCAGGAGGAGTTGCGCAAAGAGCGCAGCCGGTACTCGGCCCTGGAAATCGAACTCAACAACTGTCTGGCAGAGCTCGGTTga